One window from the genome of Pelobates fuscus isolate aPelFus1 chromosome 13, aPelFus1.pri, whole genome shotgun sequence encodes:
- the LOC134582735 gene encoding olfactory receptor 6C75-like, whose protein sequence is MENVNRTRVTEFILAAFSSFHQFQVLLFIVVLFAYVVCIMGNSATVTLISSKSSLQTPMYFFISTFSALEIIFVTVTIPKLLANLIGVDRKISFNGCFAQLFAFNALGVTECYLLAVMGFDRDLAINNPLHYTAITTKGFCIKLAICPWIAGFTIALVPTVFTANLEFCGPNMVNHFFCDLAPLQNLTCSDPFISNVATSCAAVFATVVPFITVIGCYVDIIIAISKIKSAGGKRKAFSTCSSHLIVTSMFFGSAIVVYVNPKGSQYDKFLALVYTVFIPLLNPFIYTLRNKDVKSAFRNSKILKGQWGLFHD, encoded by the coding sequence ATGGAGAATGTGAACAGGACGAGGGTTACTGAGTTTATTTTAGCTGCTTTTTCTAGTTTCCATCAATTTCAAGTTTTACTGTTTATTGTTGTCCTATTTGCGTATGTTGTTTGCATTATGGGAAATAGTGCAACTGTTACTCTTATCAGCAGCAAATCATCACTTCAAACcccaatgtatttttttattagcaCATTTTCTGCCTTGGAAATCATATTTGTCACTGTTACTATCCCAAAACTTCTAGCTAACCTCATTGGTGTGGATCGTAAGATATCGTTTAACGGCTGTTTTGCACAGCTTTTTGCGTTCAATGCATTGGGGGTAACGGAATGCTATCTTCTTGCAGTCATGGGCTTCGACCGGGACCTGGCAATTAACAATCCTTTACATTATACAGCTATAACCACCAAAGGATTCTGTATTAAGCTAGCAATTTGCCCATGGATTGCTGGTTTTACCATAGCTCTCGTACCCACAGTGTTTACTGCCAATTTAGAGTTTTGTGGGCCTAATATGGTCAACCATTTCTTCTGTGACCTAGCTCCTTTGCAGAATTTGACTTGTTCTGATCCCTTCATCAGCAATGTGGCTACAAGTTGTGCAGCTGTTTTTGCCACTGTTGTCCCAtttatcactgtgattggatgctaCGTTGATATTATCATTGCCATCTCAAAGATTAAAAGTGCTGGTGGAAAAAGGAAAGCCTTCTCCACTTGTTCATCCCACCTTATTGTTACCAGCATGTTCTTTGGCTCAGCCATTGTCGTATATGTGAATCCAAAGGGCAGTCAATATGATAAATTCCTAGCCCTTGTTTACACTGTATTTATTCCTTTGTTAAACCCTTTCATCTACACACTGAGAAACAAAGATGTGAAATCTGCCTTTAGGAACTCAAAAATTCTAAAGGGTCAATGGGGATTGTTTCATGACTGA